The Mus caroli chromosome 9, CAROLI_EIJ_v1.1, whole genome shotgun sequence DNA window TACAGTATTCAAGATTGAGTAATAAAAGGCTAGTTCAAGTATGACACCTTCTAGAATAATGATAAATGTTCTCTTGAGCTTAAAAAAATAGCTAATACTGAGTGGGAGGACTGAGTAGATAGGCTAGGTTAAAAGCAGACAGatgcatctgaaatgtaaatattaagaGCTGGGGTAGAGCCCCTGAAAACCAGTCTGTAGACCTGAGCTTGAAAGACATGTGTAGATGGTAACATTCAGAGTCATCGTTTGGAAAAATAAGGACTGTGGTGCTGATGGGGCAAGAAGTCTGTGATATTAATTTTTTGCATCTTACTATTTGTGAGAATACAAATGGTCAACAAGGGAAACTAACacactgttttgtttctgagtggTGGAAAGCCAACACAGAAATAAACCACACAATCTTAGAGAGTCAGAGGCACAGTCCAAGTCTCCACCCCACACATGTCGGTGCTGTAAGCAGCTGCAGAACTTCAAAGTGGATATTGTTTGGACTGTTAATGTACAAGGATTTGCTTTTGGGCACATGGAGTATTTTATAGTCTCTCAAGGGAAATGCCTACCAAGTAAGACATGAAGAAGACATATTTCTGTAGTTGGGAGTTTTATTTAAGGACtgacttctctctccaccttccatgCACATAATATTTTATACCAAAAATTATTTACTGGGCATTAGCTGGGGCATTGGCACCTGTCAAGCAGCTCTGTAGAACTGGCTTTGAGACGGGAGGCTTTCAGAAAGACATCCTCCATCTGTGGGCAGCTGTCACCATCACACAATGAGCACTTAACTGAGGCAGTTAGCCCATAGCCACCGCAAGAGGTTGTTTTACCTTAGGGACAGTTCCACCTGCTCCTCTCCTACTGCACCCACTGGATGTCCTCAAAGTTCTTGAAAGAGTGCGGCACAGAACCTGAAACCCTTTTCATACTCACAGTTTATCCTTCTAGACATGAAATAATTTGCTGCAGGTTTTGGTGGCCTGTGTTCTCAGTACTCAGGCAGGCTGCAATGGGATTGCCAcaactctgaggccagcctgggctacatagcaaggtcctgactcaaaacaaaacaaaacaaaacaaaacaaaaatgtcttttaaaagtctaaaatGTGAAAGGAAGCAAGGTGCAGTTTCATAATCAGAGAGGGCTCATCTTAGAGGGTTGTCTGCTTTGTCTCTTTACTCAGCGTCCTAGCTCTGGGCGTGGCTTTGCTGGTAGTTTGGGTGTGGCACAGCAATGTTATCGACAGCACAGCTTTCCTGCTATCACCCTGATTAGACCCGTTCTGTGTGGCACCAAGACTACTAGCGTGTGTGGGATCTTTTACCATAGATCCTAACAACAATTCTTGTCCTTGGCATTTTTTCAGAGAATACCAACCAGACCATGAGTGTGGTTTCCAACCAGACCAGTGAAACACAGAGCACCGTGAAGCCTTCCATACTGCCAAAAACTACCACAGTTATCACTGTGAAACCTGCAACTGTTGTTAAAATATCAACCCCAGGCGTCTTACCACATGTGACTCCTACTGCCTCAAAGTCTACACCCAATGCAAGTGCTTCTCCAAACTCTACCCAGACGTCAGCATCCATGACAACCACAGCCCACAGTAGTTTATTGACAACTGTAACGGGTATGTATtaaaatcactttcttttttcctatacTGTGAATTAGCTGTTAAATGCCACATGAGAGCCAGCATTCTATTCtacaaaaatataaactttatGCGCCTAAATTTTTTCTCACCCATACTTCAATGTTCTTACCTAGAAATTCGGACTTAGACTATTTCAAATAaagcacagatatctgttgtatCTTCTTAGTTTCAGCAACTACTCCTCCCACCAAAGGCAAAGGATCGAAGTTTGATACCGGCAGCTTTGTTGGTGGTATAGTGTTAACACTGGGAGTTTTATCTATTCTCTACATTGGATGCAAAATGTATTATTCAAGAAGAGGCGTTCGGTACCGAAGCATGTAAGTTGGGCCATTTTGCATACTTTATCATGACCAATACCAGAGTTAGGCAGTGCTCACCTCCAAGACAGACTTATGCTGTACTTGAGTGCAGGCTAGTGAGTGTGGATACGTACTGGTGAACCCGTTTGTACTTTACCTGGGATCAAACACTGTTTTACCAGACTTTAGCAAGCTCCTTTTGTTGGCTTTTACCACTCTCATAAAAACTGACAAGCCAGGTCTCATCGTTGTCACAACTTAGTACATGTGCCCTGGATATGTCATCAGAACCAAAGAGTACTTTTGCtacaaacatgttttgttttggtttttttatttttaatgacaaagacacatgcacaaaagaaattcctctgacTGGGTGAATTTCCCTGGTATTAGTACTTACTGCAAGTACAGACTTTGATAAGCCAGGTGTGCTGGTCCATGACTGTACTCCTGGCTCTTTATAGTGGCCTAACTTCCTAATTTTAACCTTTATGGGCTAATTTCCCCCTCATGTGTACATGGCCTGTGCCCTGTGAAAGTCAGAACAGAGATGTGACTATGAACCTGTTTGGCAGTCTTAACCACTACAGTATGGTGGGTATGCACAAAACTTAATGAGCAGTGATAATTTTGattgcaaaaattaaaattattcagtTACCTTTCTTACAAACAACaattttacaataattttaactttttatatatttcagtGACGAACATGATGCCATCATTTAAAGTACTTCAGTGgtcaaggaaagaagaaagactgCAGCCTTATCAATTATTTTGGTTTATATTAGTTTAAACTATTATTTTCTTGGAAGTAGTATAAACAAGTCATGCATATAATGAGCAGTGAATTCCATGAATATCTGGAAATTTCTCATTACTATAGGTAAAGGGTGTACTCTGGGTAAAATGAATATTGGGAACTAACAGGTAATTTATCCAGTGATTGTATTTCCTTTAGCAAGACAAGTCCTATCTTTTGGAATATGTGCGTGGCATTGATTGGTCATGTaggaccagcatcactgagtaGCAGGACCCATCTGGCATACAGATGAGGAGGCTGTCACAGCATCCCGGATCTCAGTATCTTCGCTGCTCACATAAAGCACTTGAGTGCCAGTCAGAACTGGGTGATCCTaattcctgcctcaggttccatgGTTGAGCTAACCAGCTTTCAAGTGCAGTTGAAGGAAGTTTCAGTATTTTAGGGTTTAGATTAGAGTTCATCTAGAAGTAGAACTTGCACTCCAAGTGCATCCCCCACGACCTCCTGTGCTAACGGCCACCGAGCACTGGGAGCTCAGACTTGGCTCATCATCTCCCTTCAACTGTCAGGATTGGGATTTCTTCCTTTGTACATAATTTAGGCAAAGCTGCAGTGCTCACCCGGCTTCTTAAAAGGCGTAGCAGCATGAAGACGGCTGTCATGCTGCTGTGGAAACCTGTCCCAGCATGGCGAACTGGTTTTCACAGTCACTTGTCAGTTGAGTTCTAGTGAATGTCTTTTAGGCAATGTGGAGCTGCTTCCCATACATAGAATTTTTTAATTGAATCagaaatgccatttttaaaaagctccatGATATGATGTCCCACCCAGTGTTTAGAAGTCTATATTAAGCCAGGAATTGTAAAGCCCAGGCCTTTGAACCCACAGGGTACAGATGCAGTATTTTTGTACACTGTCAACTTAGTCAGAtttaagaaaatgacttttttATACTAAAGTGTATTTTGGTGAATTCTGCTTTCCTTATCCCCAAGCCCACTCCTTACCCTTGAAAAGAGAGCTGCATCCTGATATTTCCAGGGAAGCAGCCTCAGGTCACCAGAGCAGCCACGCTCTCTGTGGCAGTGTAAGTTCTAAAGTTTATACTCAGGTCAAACTCAGGGCCAGGTTTAACAAAGAAAGTGTTTAGTTACAAAATACTAATTATAGTATGCTATTGTAAAAGGACAAAGTGAATTATAGCAATTTCAAAAAGTGTAGAAATAAGCCAAAAATATCTGAATGAGCACACATCTATGTTACAATTAAAAATGTAAGTATAACTTTTGTAATCTGCTTCTGATTTTCAAAACAACGCACGCTACCAagaattttcttatatataagaATCATTTCTACTTGCTTTACATCGGGTCCAACTGACATGGTGAGGCATGGACTGCTCAGGTTATGTTAACACGGAGAGAGATGCTAGGAAATGGACCATGGAATTAGACTAGTTTCAAATGAGGGCTGCTGAGAAAGCCACACTTCTTATTGGCTTTCAGCCActgctctgctttctgtgtgAAATACAGTTCAAGGCCTGGGGGCAACGAGGGTGGTGAAAGTTTAACTTTGTCTGTTACATTCTTGGTACTTCAGTACCTGCCAGAGATCCTCTTGAATACTTGTTTCTTTAGCACTTTGGAGATAAAAACCACTGTATAAAGGCACTGTTATTATTTGCCTCTTACATTTCCACTGAGTTGGGGGTTAAAAGTAATTTACTTAAtatcttttctaatttgttaCTTTCAAATACCAGGACTTTGTTGAAGAGActtctttttaatgtataaaaattgAATGTTTCCTAAGTGTAAGTTGTCTTCCAAGTCTCACTTAAGCAAATGCTTACCTTTCCTAGCTTTCCTAGAGAATGTGTTTGTTAAgataaaacaatgaataaatccATAGGAGGACTAATTCAAATATGACAGTTGGCAACATATTTTATGGTGTGGTCATTTTGTATCTTGAGGAGAAAGACTAAAGCAAACCCTTATTGCCCTTTTTCTATTGTAATGACCAATTTTGGTATTTCATTGTTACTAAGATctatttttagaataaaatttgTTCTCCATTCAAGTTTAGTGTTTTGTTGAGTATGCCCAGAAAATGCCTCTTTTATTTATCTAGTATATAATTCTGTTGAATACACAGTAACTAACAGCTTTCACAATGGGCCAGACCTTGAATGGTTCCATTTCAATAACAacatcctggggctggtgagatggctcagtgggtaagagcacccgactgctcttccgaaggtccagagttcaaatcccagcaaccacatggtggctcacaaccatccgtaatgagatctggcgccctcttctggagtgtctgaagacagctacagtgtacttacatataataaataaataaatcttttttaaaaaaaaaaacaaaactaaactataCAATCAATAACAACATTTGTTCCTTGGCACAGGCTTTGGAAGTTTGCCATTGTGTTCTCTCATTTCTTCAATATTCTTCAGTCTCTTTTGCAACAGCTGAGCAGCCATCCATTTATATCCGAGACCACTACtcccacaaacacaccacacacctcaAAACAGCCACTTATTTCATGCCAGGAATGGGAGATGCCATCTCTCCTGACCCTGTGTAAACTCAAAACTATGGCCTCTACCTACATGCCCACACTCTTATCTACCTATGTTTCAGACATGGGAGACTCCCCACAGAAAGTTCATTTGCACCATGGACCTCGAGCCATGTGTACATATAAAGTACCAGCTCAGCATTCAGTGAAACTTAGAACTTGCTTCAGACCTTGGCTTCAAGGTCTAGATATCCATCATCAATGCTACTGCCTTAAAAATACCTCATGCCTAGAGCCCTGGGGCCACTGTGTTAATGTGCCTATGCTACTAATGCTAGCTCATCAGTCACCAAAGAGGCCTTAGAACCTCACCTTCACCCTGTAGGTACTGTAGCCATGTGCATGCTAACATGCCCTTGTTCCCAGTTTCTTGGCTGACACCTAAATACTTGTCAGCTCATCAGCAGATCCACTGATCACAAGAACCCTTGCTCTAATCTCTGAATCCATAGCCACTCCACAGGCACCACCCTTCAGGTGATATGACAGTAGGCCTACAAGCTGGACCTGGTGCCTTGAAAAGCCTTAGCTATGACCTCTGGGGTCCAGCAGACATCACAAGTGAAGATCCACAAAGCAGGCTCACAGTATGGAGCTCTGAGGGCCCCTACTATGTTGGCCAAACTAACCCAAGCTGCCAGCTGCAGAGAATAAGCTGCTTTCCCCCAGCTTATTCTCTACAGTCCCAGACCACTGTACTTCTCCCCAACGCCTACCAAGTGTGAGCCCTTTGCCCCAAAACCATCCTATAAGAGTGTCAGAGCCACTAAATGCACGGGAATCAGCTAAAAATGTGAACCAAGGAGACATTGGTACCAAACAACCACCACTTCCCAGTAGGTGGAGAGCTCCaaactattaatatacaaaaaaaataatatagtCAGGATAGTCATTTTAAGGAAGATTGAGTGTTAGAAGATAATATTCAGttcaacaaaattaaacaagTGGTGACATGCCAATTGCAATATAATGATGTGCCGGCTTCTCATAACTGTAGTGGAATAACTTGATAGTCAAAAAAGGACTGCTCTTGCCTAAGTTGTGCAAGGGGGAAGGGGTGTTGGAAGGAGGCTCTATCCATGATTGGTTGGCTACTTGCCTGCTTTTGGGCCTATGGCAGGGTAGAGGGTCATGGTAACATACAACAGAGGAAGTTGTTTCTATGGTACCTGCAGGGCACTGGATCCAGGACTCCCCAAGATACCAAAATCCAAGCAAGATCATGACTAGATTACTTAAAATACCTAGCCCAATGCAAACTGGACAACAAATTGTGCAGTCATCAGAGATAAAAGATATTAAGAAATGAAATCCTATGCAGTTTATGAGCCAGTATCACAAGTGAAAGTACTGAcagagttaaagaaagaaaaattaaatatcagCTAAAAAAACCACCCCAAATCTGGAAAAATTCATCTTAAGAACCCAGGTACAGAAAGATCCAAAGTCACAAATCATACTTGATCCAAATTGAATGACAGCATGATATTATAATCACATTGCCAAACACTGACAGGATCTGAATGCAGCAATAAAAAGATGTATAGTTCACACAAAAGCTCCTATTTTGCCATTGTGAGTTCAGTGGGAGCTGACATGTAAGAAGAGTCGGGTGGCATGATGTAATTGAGGTTCTGAGGTAAAAACAAAGCCAAGACTGAATGGCAAAGCTGTCCTTCAGACACTGATAGACTCGCCGAGACAAAAGTAGGGGCGGTGCACTGTCAAGGACATAGCTTTACAGAGTCGTCTTGAGAGTCACTGTCTTTAGATTGGACTTAGAAAGACCAAGCATTTGAGATGACAGCTGCACTAGCTTGTTATTATGACAGTAAAAAATGGGAGGGGTATGGTTAAAGTACAGAGTCGTTTATACAATCAAAGTGGTTACTACCTAAAAGAAATAACCACAAAGGAACAATCAGTGAGTGCAACAAAGATAAATAATAGATCATATTACCGCTGCTGGTACAGAAGGTTACCCAGTCCCAGGGAGACAGCCAGAGACAAAGGATTTGCAAGAGCTAAATAATACGATTGCTGCCTGTCCATATAGCTCAGCAACTGACAAGATGCTGCAGAACAGAGATGTTTCAGATTCTGTACATTAGAATATTTGCATATGCAAACGATGTATTTTAGGGGTATTGTAGGATTCTTAAGGATAATCATTTATGCTTAATCATAAACACTAGATGAAAGATAACTTCTATGATATTTTTAATGTGCCTTTATTTGAACTATGTGAGATCAAGTATGGAAATTTCCTCATGTCACTCAGGAATTTCAGATTTTTAGTTTTTCGGGTGTTAAAAATAGGAATAATCAGCTTTATgtttagtaaataaatataaataaactaaaacctGTAATCAAAATCATTgactgggct harbors:
- the Tmem123 gene encoding porimin, coding for MALCARAALLLGVLQVLALLGAALDRTDAQGSPSGNHSVLIYNVNITENTNQTMSVVSNQTSETQSTVKPSILPKTTTVITVKPATVVKISTPGVLPHVTPTASKSTPNASASPNSTQTSASMTTTAHSSLLTTVTVSATTPPTKGKGSKFDTGSFVGGIVLTLGVLSILYIGCKMYYSRRGVRYRSIDEHDAII